In Humulus lupulus chromosome 7, drHumLupu1.1, whole genome shotgun sequence, the following are encoded in one genomic region:
- the LOC133791800 gene encoding uncharacterized protein LOC133791800, whose translation MLLTSPSAPVLNSWIPHSKDSSSPELEPLLHLQRTKSVSLTCSFLLLLLLHPLMSQQTDHSIPSPYQNHNIHQNNKRSPISKIKAKKSQEEQKGNGKIDSGSSSTIQRLLSCSGLGCKVTSEERCSMENEERVLQTLVTGDRVGRNGGRIGGGAGDGRGSGGGDGDDSSGGSGFF comes from the coding sequence atgctTCTTACGAGCCCATCAGCACCAGTCTTGAACTCTTGGATACCTCACTCAAAAGACTCATCATCACCAGAACTAGAGCCACTACTCCACCTTCAAAGAACCAAATCAGTCTCCTTAACctgttcttttcttcttcttcttcttcttcacccaCTCATGAGTCAACAAACAGATCATTCCATCCCATCTCCATATCAAAATCACAACATCCACCAAAACAACAAGAGGAGCCCCATATCGAAAATCAAAGCTAAAAAATCCCAGGAAGAGCAAAAGGGGAACGGCAAAATCGATTCAGGATCGTCATCCACGATCCAGAGATTGTTGTCCTGCTCTGGTTTGGGATGTAAAGTCACGAGTGAAGAAAGGTGCTCTATGGAGAACGAAGAGAGGGTTTTGCAGACGCTTGTGACGGGTGACAGAGTTGGCAGAAACGGTGGCCGGATTGGGGGTGGAGCCGGCGATGGGAGAGGATCTGGCGGTGGAGATGGTGATGACAGTAGTGGGGGGTCGGGCTTCTTTTGA